From a region of the Salvelinus fontinalis isolate EN_2023a chromosome 13, ASM2944872v1, whole genome shotgun sequence genome:
- the LOC129868449 gene encoding nuclear pore complex protein Nup98-Nup96-like isoform X8 produces the protein MFNKSFGAPFGGGTGGFGTSSTFGQQNTSFGAATGGFGASAFGATNNTGGLFGATQNKPGGLFGSSTFSQPVTSSTSSGFGFGVSSGTSTSLFGSTNTGGGGGLFSQQSNAFGAAKPASFGTFGTSTASSGGLFGATNSNPFGGASTSLFGASGFTQQAAQPGTTVKFNPPTGSDTMVKGGVTASINTKHQCITAMKEYENKSLEELRFEDYQAGRKGPTNPMAAPTGGIFGAAAAATPSTGATGLFGSSATNTGFSFGQAKTTFGTSAGGFGAATGSLFGQQQPQQAQQAVSLFKPFGQATTTPNTGFSFGNTSTMGQPQQTSTMGGLFGATAASQAGGLFGNTAQTAPATGFGTGTGLFGQTNTAFGNVGTQGLFGNKTAGFGVTTTSAPSFGTGTGLFGNKPALTLGTATNTSNFGFGPTAAGGSLFGNKTAAGGLGTGLGASFGAVGTGQMSLFGNNKTLGSTLGTMGGFGVQGFSTGNSTLGFGAPQQPVAVTDPNAVAAQQAVLQQQINALAYSPFGDSPLFRNPLSDPKKEEERLKPTNPVAQKALTTPTHYKLTPRPATRVRPKALTSSGSSKSQLFDGLDDDEPSLTNGAFMPRKSIKKLVLKNLNGSSLYSSPLNRDSDDLSSPPEYPLNRLGASVDEDDDVREVVEGGAEDDLEIKFYAKPSLQDTISELNAHRMGAGGRNGLQVSSEDISLGDDSIQEERVEEGPPHPAGIVLGRVGYYTIPAMEELAKMVDENGVCVVENFTVGRKGYGSVFFHGEVNVTGLNLDEIVHFRRKEVIIYLDDKNKPPEGEGLNRRAEVTLDGVWPNDKTTCTQIKSPERLSEMNYEGRLENASRKQGARFLEYRSETGSWVFEVAHFSKYGLQDSDEDKEVPLKVDPKKLKTATRLPPGLQQLPPSQQQVAPQVQSTAVLELLNRVLEVDSDTADITQDAPGESMLGEEEGESGIGEKGSRLGNVTPTEHDSVSAASQIASSLGINPHTLQIMKASLFAEDDDGDMFQEQGGMTSSLNVASPHIHLPGTQGRPSIGGLLQTRFSSAGLFFQLPDVPFGGGLPGRLSMSRVSPAVPEPSRVSPWPSFLLPAPPAVATLRTVGARRLGGPVDPENSVTLGKGRLLMDAALFTGRSFRVGWGPGWTLVHCGDGLSGAGDKEQDHGDTGATGFGFLPKPAKSRRLSDSPFKVVIEQVVGLELRDSEESQAVYQRPLEISLKHSSISTEGACPFIQPQSGVAALHEYAEWITDLNQEAGAGDAVLGQWAQVWTLCEALWGRWCSAVPGTSGYLQQMERRRSFSAWLSHSATQWIEQEVGLNQGGGNAEAIFSYLTGHRISDACRLAQKSGDHRLSLLLSQAVGSQYGRELLALQLGDWNRMQTDSFLPEERLRIFALLAGKPVWQSTDCEVNVCSELDWKRCMAVHLWYMLPPTASIAEALAKYEAAFQGSAEGQKYACAPLPPYLEQSHQPDMEEEESKQTLYDICFHLLKLYSDRHYSLQQLLDPLAVTWERLDYRLSWHLWSVLQALHYTHLSPARQGLIHTSYAAQLESAGLWDMAIYVLLHIPDNTLREWAVREMLQLHCPLLETEESTKKEHFLTERLLIPEQWLHQAKATRARRDTDRHREALHLYRAGHWNLCHSLVIQHLASDCIINDNHEYLLEFLEGLAVPERSSVIQDWDTAGRVYLDYIGVIQTLHAIQQMDSTGYELEYLHTEVTSLCSRIELLPCSTAKDRLAQSEMAKCVANILRVVLSLQQGGEIPLSQLASNIGRLPMPEDYALEELRSLTQSYLRQLIVS, from the exons CCTCCAACAGGAAGTGACACCATGGTGAAAGGGGGTGTGACGGCAAGCATCAACACCAAGCACCAGTGCATCACGGCCATGAAGGAGTATGAGAACAAATCACTGGAG GAGCTGAGGTTTGAGGACTACCAGGCAGGGAGGAAGGGACCCACTAACCCTATGGCTGCACCAACAGGGGGTATCTTTGGGGCTGCAGCCGCAGCCACCCCCAGTACAGGGGCTACAGGGCTGTTTGGCTCCTCAGCCACTAACACAGGCTTCTCCTTTGGCCAGGCCAAAACCACCTTCGGAACTA GTGCGGGTGGGTTTGGTGCAGCCACAGGCAGTCTGTTTGGGCAGCAGCAGCCCCAGCAGGCCCAGCAGGCAGTCAGCCTGTTCAAGCCCTTCGGCCAGGCCACAACCACCCCCAACACAGGCTTCTCCTTCGGCAACACCAGCACCATGGGCCAGCCCCAACAAACCAGCACCATG GGGGGTCTGTTTGGGGCCACGGCAGCATCCCAGGCAGGGGGGTTGTTTGGAAATACCGCTCAGACCGCACCAGCTACGGGCTTTGGGACAGGCACCGGACTCTTTGGACAAACCAACACCGCTTTCGGCAACGTCGGCACACAG GGCTTGTTTGGTAATAAAACGGCAGGGTTTGGTGTCACCACTACCAGCGCCCCGTCGTTTGGCACGGGCACCGGCCTCTTCGGCAACAAACCTGCCCTCACTCTCGGAACAGCTACCAACACATCCAACTTTG GTTTTGGACCCACTGCTGCTGGCGGAAGCCTTTTTGGGAACAAGACAGCAGCAGGAGGACTAGGGACCGGGCTGGGAGCCAGCTTTGGAGCAG TAGGCACTGGCCAGATGTCTCTGTTTGGGAATAACAAGACGCTGGGTTCCACTCTGGGAACAATGGGAGGTTTTGGAGTGCAGGGATTCAGCACAGGAAACAGCACTCTAGGCTTCGGAGCGCCACAACAGCCCGTTG CGGTGACGGACCCTAACGCGGTGGCGGCCCAGCAGGCAGTGCTGCAGCAGCAGATCAATGCTCTGGCTTACTCCCCCTTCGGAGACTCCCCCCTCTTCAGAAACCCCCTCTCTGATCCCAAGAAGGAGGAGGAGCGTCTGAAGCCCACCAATCCAGTGGCCCAGAAGGCGTTGACCACGCCAACTCACTACAAACTGACACCGCGACCTGCGACACGTGTGCGGCCCAAAGCTCTGACATCATCGGGCTCTTCCAAGTCCCAGCTGTTTGATGGGTTGGATGATGACGAGCCTTCTCTCACCAACGGAGCCTTCATGCCCAG GAAGAGCATCAAGAAGCTGGTGCTGAAGAACCTGAATGGCAGCAGCCTGTACAGCAGCCCACTCAACAGAGATTCCGACGACCTGTCCTCTCCACCAGAGTACCCCCTCAACAGACtcgg TGCCAGTGTGGACGAGGATGATGATGtgagggaggtggtggagggaggagcCGAGGACGACCTGGAGATCAAGTTCTACGCCAAGCCCAGCCTGCAGGACACCATCTCAGAGCTCAATGCCCATAGGATGGGGGCTGGGGGCAGGAACGGGCTGCAG GTGAGCAGCGAGGACATATCGCTGGGAGATGACTCCATACAGGAGGAGCGAGTGGAGGAGGGCCCCCCCCACCCTGCAGGTATCGTTCTGGGCCGTGTGGGCTACTACACCATCCCTGCCATGGAAGAGCTGGCCAAAATGGTGGATGAAAACGGAGTGTGTGTGGTGGAAAACTTCACCGTGGGCAGAAAAG GTTACGGCTCCGTGTTCTTCCATGGTGAGGTGAACGTGACGGGGCTGAACCTGGATGAGATTGTCCACTTCAGACGTAAAGAGGTCATCATCTACCTCGACGACAAGAACAAGCCCCCTGAGGGGGAGGGGCTCAACAG GCGAGCAGAAGTGACTCTGGATGGGGTGTGGCCTAATGATAAGACCACCTGTACTCAAATAAAGAGCCCTGAGCGTCTGTCTGAGATGAACTACGAGGGCCGCCTGGAGAACGCCTCACGCAAACAGGGCGCCCGCTTCCTCGAGTACCGCTCCGAGACGGGGTCCTGGGTGTTTGAG GTGGCTCATTTCTCTAAGTACGGCCTGCAGGACTCTGACGAGGATAAGGAAGTCCCTCTCAAAGTGGACCCCAAGAAGCTGAAGACGGCAACAAGACTTCCACCAGGGCTGCAGCAGCTGCCTCCCTCCCAGCAGCAGGTGGCGCCACAGGTTCAG TCCACAGCAGTGCTGGAGCTGCTGAATCGCGTATTGGAGGTGGACAGTGATACGGCCGACATTACCCAGGATGCCCCAGGGGAGAGCATGttgggggaggaggaaggggagagtggCATAGGGGAGAAGGGAAGTCGGCTGGGGAATGTGACCCCTACGGAACACGACTCTGTCTCAGCGGCCAGTCAGATCGCCTCCTCGCTGGGGATCAACCCTCACACACTACAG ATTATGAAGGCATCGCTGTTTGCTGAGGACGATGATGGTGATATGTTCCAGGAGCAGGGAGGGATGACAAGTTCTCTAAACGTGGCCTCTCCTCACATCCACCTGCCTGGCACGCAGGGCAGGCCCTCCA TCGGTGGTCTCCTGCAGACTCGTTTCAGCAGTGCCGGTCTCTTCTTTCAGCTCCCTGACGTGCCCTTCGGTGGGGGCCTTCCCGGCAGGCTGTCCATGTCTCGGGTGTCGCCGGCGGTGCCTGAGCCTTCGCGGGTCTCTCCCTGGCCCTCTTTTCTTTTGCCTGCCCCACCGGCCGTGGCCACTCTACGGACAGTAGGGGCTCGGCGCCTGGGGGGACCTGTGGACCCAGAGAACTCAGTCACACTGGGGAAG GGCCGTCTTCTGATGGATGCGGCTTTGTTCACGGGCCGGTCATTTCGGGTGGGCTGGGGTCCTGGCTGGACTCTGGTCCACTGTGGAGACGGGCTAAGTGGGGCCGGGGACAAGGAGCAGGACCACGGAGACACAGGAGCTACAGGCTTTGGATTCCTGCCCAAACCTGCCAAGAGTAGACG ACTGTCAGACAGTCCATTCAAGGTGGTGATCGAGCAGGTGGTTGGTCTGGAGCTGCGGGACAGTGAGGAGAGCCAAGCGGTGTACCAGCGGCCCCTGGAGATCAGCCTGAAGCACAGCAGCATCAGTACAGAGGGGGCCTGCCCCTTCATCCAGCCCCAGAGCGGTGTGGCCGCCCTGCACGAGTACGCAGAGTGGATTACTGACCTCAACCAGGAGGCTGGTGCTGGAGATG CAGTCTTGGGTCAATGGGCTCAGGTGTGGACTCTGTGTGAGGCCCTGTGGGGCCGATGGTGTTCAGCAGTGCCTGGTACCAGTGGCTACCTGCAGCagatggagaggagaaggagcTTCTCAGCTTGGCTGTCCCACAGTGCCACCCAGTGGATCGAGCAGGAAGTGGGCCTGAACCAGGGGGGAGGAAATGCGGAGGCCATCTTTAGCTACCTGACTGGACACAGGATCAGTGATGCCTGCAGGCTGGCTCAGAAGAGTG GGGACCACCGTCTCTCCCTGCTGCTGTCCCAGGCGGTGGGCTCTCAGTATGGCCGGGAGCTGCTGGCACTGCAGCTTGGAGACTGGAACAGGATGCAGACAGACTCTTTCCTGCCTGAGGAGAGGCTACGGATCTTTGCCCTTCTCGCTGGGAAACCT gTGTGGCAGTCTACAGACTGTGAGGTGAATGTGTGTTCAGAACTGGACTGGAAGCGTTGTATGgcggtccacctgtggtacatgcTGCCTCCCACCGCCTCCATTGCTGAAGCCCTGGCCAAGTACGAGGCTGCCTTCCAGGGCTCTGCTGAGGGTCAGAAGTATGCCTGCGCCCCCCTTCCCCCCTACCTCGAACAATCACACCAGCCGGACATGGAGGAGGAAGAGTCTAAACAGACGCTTTACGATATCTGCTTCCACCTGCTCAAACTCTACAGCGACAG gcACTACAGCCTGCAGCAGTTGTTGGACCCCCTGGCGGTGACGTGGGAGCGTCTTGACTACCGTCTGAGCTGGCACCTGTGGTCGGTCCTGCAGGCGCTGCACTACACACACCTCAGCCCCGCCCGACAAGGCCTCATACACACGAGCTATGCTGCACAGCTGGAGAGTGCTGGCCTCTGGGACATGGCCATCTACGTACTGCTGCACATACCTGACAACAC GCTGCGTGAGTGGGCGGTGAGGGAGATGCTGCAGCTgcactgccccctgctggagacGGAGGAGTCTACCAAGAAAGAGCACTTTCTCACAGAGAGACTACTGATCCCAGAACAGTGGCTCCACCAGGCCAAAGCTACCAGAGCCagaagagacacagacagacacagagaggccCTTCACCTGTACAGGGCAGGACACTGGAACCTCTGCCACAGTCTGGTCATACAGCACCTTGCCTCAG ATTGCATCATTAATGATAACCATGAGTACCTCTTGGAGTTCCTGGAGGGGCTTGCAGTTCCTGAGCGCAGTTCTGTGATCCAGGACTGGGACACGGCTGGCAGAGTCTACCTGGACTACATCGGAGTCATACAGACCCTACACGCCATACAACAG atggaCAGTACTGGTTACGAGCTGGAGTATCTACACACTGAGGTGACGTCACTCTGCAGCAGGATAGAGCTCCTCCCTTGCTCCACCGCCAAGGACCGCCTCGCCCAATCAG aGATGGCCAAGTGTGTGGCTAACATCCTGCGTGTGGTGTTGAGTCTGCAGCAGGGTGGTGAGATCCCCTTGTCCCAGCTTGCGTCCAACATCGGCCGTCTGCCCATGCCCGAGGACTATGCACTCGAGGAGCTCCGCAGTCTCACCCAATCATATCTGAGACAGCTCATTGTCAGCTAA
- the LOC129868449 gene encoding nuclear pore complex protein Nup98-Nup96-like isoform X7, with protein sequence MFNKSFGAPFGGGTGGFGTSSTFGQQNTSFGAATGGFGASAFGATNNTGGLFGATQNKPGGLFGSSTFSQPVTSSTSSGFGFGVSSGTSTSLFGSTNTGGGGGLFSQQSNAFGAAKPASFGTFGTSTASSGGLFGATNSNPFGGASTSLFGASGFTQQAAQPGTTVKFNPPTGSDTMVKGGVTASINTKHQCITAMKEYENKSLEELRFEDYQAGRKGPTNPMAAPTGGIFGAAAAATPSTGATGLFGSSATNTGFSFGQAKTTFGTSAGGFGAATGSLFGQQQPQQAQQAVSLFKPFGQATTTPNTGFSFGNTSTMGQPQQTSTMGGLFGATAASQAGGLFGNTAQTAPATGFGTGTGLFGQTNTAFGNVGTQQGLFGNKTAGFGVTTTSAPSFGTGTGLFGNKPALTLGTATNTSNFGFGPTAAGGSLFGNKTAAGGLGTGLGASFGAVGTGQMSLFGNNKTLGSTLGTMGGFGVQGFSTGNSTLGFGAPQQPVAVTDPNAVAAQQAVLQQQINALAYSPFGDSPLFRNPLSDPKKEEERLKPTNPVAQKALTTPTHYKLTPRPATRVRPKALTSSGSSKSQLFDGLDDDEPSLTNGAFMPRKSIKKLVLKNLNGSSLYSSPLNRDSDDLSSPPEYPLNRLGASVDEDDDVREVVEGGAEDDLEIKFYAKPSLQDTISELNAHRMGAGGRNGLQVSSEDISLGDDSIQEERVEEGPPHPAGIVLGRVGYYTIPAMEELAKMVDENGVCVVENFTVGRKGYGSVFFHGEVNVTGLNLDEIVHFRRKEVIIYLDDKNKPPEGEGLNRRAEVTLDGVWPNDKTTCTQIKSPERLSEMNYEGRLENASRKQGARFLEYRSETGSWVFEVAHFSKYGLQDSDEDKEVPLKVDPKKLKTATRLPPGLQQLPPSQQQVAPQVQSTAVLELLNRVLEVDSDTADITQDAPGESMLGEEEGESGIGEKGSRLGNVTPTEHDSVSAASQIASSLGINPHTLQIMKASLFAEDDDGDMFQEQGGMTSSLNVASPHIHLPGTQGRPSIGGLLQTRFSSAGLFFQLPDVPFGGGLPGRLSMSRVSPAVPEPSRVSPWPSFLLPAPPAVATLRTVGARRLGGPVDPENSVTLGKGRLLMDAALFTGRSFRVGWGPGWTLVHCGDGLSGAGDKEQDHGDTGATGFGFLPKPAKSRRLSDSPFKVVIEQVVGLELRDSEESQAVYQRPLEISLKHSSISTEGACPFIQPQSGVAALHEYAEWITDLNQEAGAGDAVLGQWAQVWTLCEALWGRWCSAVPGTSGYLQQMERRRSFSAWLSHSATQWIEQEVGLNQGGGNAEAIFSYLTGHRISDACRLAQKSGDHRLSLLLSQAVGSQYGRELLALQLGDWNRMQTDSFLPEERLRIFALLAGKPVWQSTDCEVNVCSELDWKRCMAVHLWYMLPPTASIAEALAKYEAAFQGSAEGQKYACAPLPPYLEQSHQPDMEEEESKQTLYDICFHLLKLYSDRHYSLQQLLDPLAVTWERLDYRLSWHLWSVLQALHYTHLSPARQGLIHTSYAAQLESAGLWDMAIYVLLHIPDNTLREWAVREMLQLHCPLLETEESTKKEHFLTERLLIPEQWLHQAKATRARRDTDRHREALHLYRAGHWNLCHSLVIQHLASDCIINDNHEYLLEFLEGLAVPERSSVIQDWDTAGRVYLDYIGVIQTLHAIQQMDSTGYELEYLHTEVTSLCSRIELLPCSTAKDRLAQSEMAKCVANILRVVLSLQQGGEIPLSQLASNIGRLPMPEDYALEELRSLTQSYLRQLIVS encoded by the exons CCTCCAACAGGAAGTGACACCATGGTGAAAGGGGGTGTGACGGCAAGCATCAACACCAAGCACCAGTGCATCACGGCCATGAAGGAGTATGAGAACAAATCACTGGAG GAGCTGAGGTTTGAGGACTACCAGGCAGGGAGGAAGGGACCCACTAACCCTATGGCTGCACCAACAGGGGGTATCTTTGGGGCTGCAGCCGCAGCCACCCCCAGTACAGGGGCTACAGGGCTGTTTGGCTCCTCAGCCACTAACACAGGCTTCTCCTTTGGCCAGGCCAAAACCACCTTCGGAACTA GTGCGGGTGGGTTTGGTGCAGCCACAGGCAGTCTGTTTGGGCAGCAGCAGCCCCAGCAGGCCCAGCAGGCAGTCAGCCTGTTCAAGCCCTTCGGCCAGGCCACAACCACCCCCAACACAGGCTTCTCCTTCGGCAACACCAGCACCATGGGCCAGCCCCAACAAACCAGCACCATG GGGGGTCTGTTTGGGGCCACGGCAGCATCCCAGGCAGGGGGGTTGTTTGGAAATACCGCTCAGACCGCACCAGCTACGGGCTTTGGGACAGGCACCGGACTCTTTGGACAAACCAACACCGCTTTCGGCAACGTCGGCACACAG CAGGGCTTGTTTGGTAATAAAACGGCAGGGTTTGGTGTCACCACTACCAGCGCCCCGTCGTTTGGCACGGGCACCGGCCTCTTCGGCAACAAACCTGCCCTCACTCTCGGAACAGCTACCAACACATCCAACTTTG GTTTTGGACCCACTGCTGCTGGCGGAAGCCTTTTTGGGAACAAGACAGCAGCAGGAGGACTAGGGACCGGGCTGGGAGCCAGCTTTGGAGCAG TAGGCACTGGCCAGATGTCTCTGTTTGGGAATAACAAGACGCTGGGTTCCACTCTGGGAACAATGGGAGGTTTTGGAGTGCAGGGATTCAGCACAGGAAACAGCACTCTAGGCTTCGGAGCGCCACAACAGCCCGTTG CGGTGACGGACCCTAACGCGGTGGCGGCCCAGCAGGCAGTGCTGCAGCAGCAGATCAATGCTCTGGCTTACTCCCCCTTCGGAGACTCCCCCCTCTTCAGAAACCCCCTCTCTGATCCCAAGAAGGAGGAGGAGCGTCTGAAGCCCACCAATCCAGTGGCCCAGAAGGCGTTGACCACGCCAACTCACTACAAACTGACACCGCGACCTGCGACACGTGTGCGGCCCAAAGCTCTGACATCATCGGGCTCTTCCAAGTCCCAGCTGTTTGATGGGTTGGATGATGACGAGCCTTCTCTCACCAACGGAGCCTTCATGCCCAG GAAGAGCATCAAGAAGCTGGTGCTGAAGAACCTGAATGGCAGCAGCCTGTACAGCAGCCCACTCAACAGAGATTCCGACGACCTGTCCTCTCCACCAGAGTACCCCCTCAACAGACtcgg TGCCAGTGTGGACGAGGATGATGATGtgagggaggtggtggagggaggagcCGAGGACGACCTGGAGATCAAGTTCTACGCCAAGCCCAGCCTGCAGGACACCATCTCAGAGCTCAATGCCCATAGGATGGGGGCTGGGGGCAGGAACGGGCTGCAG GTGAGCAGCGAGGACATATCGCTGGGAGATGACTCCATACAGGAGGAGCGAGTGGAGGAGGGCCCCCCCCACCCTGCAGGTATCGTTCTGGGCCGTGTGGGCTACTACACCATCCCTGCCATGGAAGAGCTGGCCAAAATGGTGGATGAAAACGGAGTGTGTGTGGTGGAAAACTTCACCGTGGGCAGAAAAG GTTACGGCTCCGTGTTCTTCCATGGTGAGGTGAACGTGACGGGGCTGAACCTGGATGAGATTGTCCACTTCAGACGTAAAGAGGTCATCATCTACCTCGACGACAAGAACAAGCCCCCTGAGGGGGAGGGGCTCAACAG GCGAGCAGAAGTGACTCTGGATGGGGTGTGGCCTAATGATAAGACCACCTGTACTCAAATAAAGAGCCCTGAGCGTCTGTCTGAGATGAACTACGAGGGCCGCCTGGAGAACGCCTCACGCAAACAGGGCGCCCGCTTCCTCGAGTACCGCTCCGAGACGGGGTCCTGGGTGTTTGAG GTGGCTCATTTCTCTAAGTACGGCCTGCAGGACTCTGACGAGGATAAGGAAGTCCCTCTCAAAGTGGACCCCAAGAAGCTGAAGACGGCAACAAGACTTCCACCAGGGCTGCAGCAGCTGCCTCCCTCCCAGCAGCAGGTGGCGCCACAGGTTCAG TCCACAGCAGTGCTGGAGCTGCTGAATCGCGTATTGGAGGTGGACAGTGATACGGCCGACATTACCCAGGATGCCCCAGGGGAGAGCATGttgggggaggaggaaggggagagtggCATAGGGGAGAAGGGAAGTCGGCTGGGGAATGTGACCCCTACGGAACACGACTCTGTCTCAGCGGCCAGTCAGATCGCCTCCTCGCTGGGGATCAACCCTCACACACTACAG ATTATGAAGGCATCGCTGTTTGCTGAGGACGATGATGGTGATATGTTCCAGGAGCAGGGAGGGATGACAAGTTCTCTAAACGTGGCCTCTCCTCACATCCACCTGCCTGGCACGCAGGGCAGGCCCTCCA TCGGTGGTCTCCTGCAGACTCGTTTCAGCAGTGCCGGTCTCTTCTTTCAGCTCCCTGACGTGCCCTTCGGTGGGGGCCTTCCCGGCAGGCTGTCCATGTCTCGGGTGTCGCCGGCGGTGCCTGAGCCTTCGCGGGTCTCTCCCTGGCCCTCTTTTCTTTTGCCTGCCCCACCGGCCGTGGCCACTCTACGGACAGTAGGGGCTCGGCGCCTGGGGGGACCTGTGGACCCAGAGAACTCAGTCACACTGGGGAAG GGCCGTCTTCTGATGGATGCGGCTTTGTTCACGGGCCGGTCATTTCGGGTGGGCTGGGGTCCTGGCTGGACTCTGGTCCACTGTGGAGACGGGCTAAGTGGGGCCGGGGACAAGGAGCAGGACCACGGAGACACAGGAGCTACAGGCTTTGGATTCCTGCCCAAACCTGCCAAGAGTAGACG ACTGTCAGACAGTCCATTCAAGGTGGTGATCGAGCAGGTGGTTGGTCTGGAGCTGCGGGACAGTGAGGAGAGCCAAGCGGTGTACCAGCGGCCCCTGGAGATCAGCCTGAAGCACAGCAGCATCAGTACAGAGGGGGCCTGCCCCTTCATCCAGCCCCAGAGCGGTGTGGCCGCCCTGCACGAGTACGCAGAGTGGATTACTGACCTCAACCAGGAGGCTGGTGCTGGAGATG CAGTCTTGGGTCAATGGGCTCAGGTGTGGACTCTGTGTGAGGCCCTGTGGGGCCGATGGTGTTCAGCAGTGCCTGGTACCAGTGGCTACCTGCAGCagatggagaggagaaggagcTTCTCAGCTTGGCTGTCCCACAGTGCCACCCAGTGGATCGAGCAGGAAGTGGGCCTGAACCAGGGGGGAGGAAATGCGGAGGCCATCTTTAGCTACCTGACTGGACACAGGATCAGTGATGCCTGCAGGCTGGCTCAGAAGAGTG GGGACCACCGTCTCTCCCTGCTGCTGTCCCAGGCGGTGGGCTCTCAGTATGGCCGGGAGCTGCTGGCACTGCAGCTTGGAGACTGGAACAGGATGCAGACAGACTCTTTCCTGCCTGAGGAGAGGCTACGGATCTTTGCCCTTCTCGCTGGGAAACCT gTGTGGCAGTCTACAGACTGTGAGGTGAATGTGTGTTCAGAACTGGACTGGAAGCGTTGTATGgcggtccacctgtggtacatgcTGCCTCCCACCGCCTCCATTGCTGAAGCCCTGGCCAAGTACGAGGCTGCCTTCCAGGGCTCTGCTGAGGGTCAGAAGTATGCCTGCGCCCCCCTTCCCCCCTACCTCGAACAATCACACCAGCCGGACATGGAGGAGGAAGAGTCTAAACAGACGCTTTACGATATCTGCTTCCACCTGCTCAAACTCTACAGCGACAG gcACTACAGCCTGCAGCAGTTGTTGGACCCCCTGGCGGTGACGTGGGAGCGTCTTGACTACCGTCTGAGCTGGCACCTGTGGTCGGTCCTGCAGGCGCTGCACTACACACACCTCAGCCCCGCCCGACAAGGCCTCATACACACGAGCTATGCTGCACAGCTGGAGAGTGCTGGCCTCTGGGACATGGCCATCTACGTACTGCTGCACATACCTGACAACAC GCTGCGTGAGTGGGCGGTGAGGGAGATGCTGCAGCTgcactgccccctgctggagacGGAGGAGTCTACCAAGAAAGAGCACTTTCTCACAGAGAGACTACTGATCCCAGAACAGTGGCTCCACCAGGCCAAAGCTACCAGAGCCagaagagacacagacagacacagagaggccCTTCACCTGTACAGGGCAGGACACTGGAACCTCTGCCACAGTCTGGTCATACAGCACCTTGCCTCAG ATTGCATCATTAATGATAACCATGAGTACCTCTTGGAGTTCCTGGAGGGGCTTGCAGTTCCTGAGCGCAGTTCTGTGATCCAGGACTGGGACACGGCTGGCAGAGTCTACCTGGACTACATCGGAGTCATACAGACCCTACACGCCATACAACAG atggaCAGTACTGGTTACGAGCTGGAGTATCTACACACTGAGGTGACGTCACTCTGCAGCAGGATAGAGCTCCTCCCTTGCTCCACCGCCAAGGACCGCCTCGCCCAATCAG aGATGGCCAAGTGTGTGGCTAACATCCTGCGTGTGGTGTTGAGTCTGCAGCAGGGTGGTGAGATCCCCTTGTCCCAGCTTGCGTCCAACATCGGCCGTCTGCCCATGCCCGAGGACTATGCACTCGAGGAGCTCCGCAGTCTCACCCAATCATATCTGAGACAGCTCATTGTCAGCTAA